The following are encoded together in the Microbacterium hatanonis genome:
- the sufC gene encoding Fe-S cluster assembly ATPase SufC, translating to MTVLEIRDLHVTVETDAGTTPILNGVTLTIRTGETHAIMGPNGSGKSTLAYTIAGHPKYTVTSGSITLDGEDVLAMTVDERARAGLFLAMQYPVEIPGVTVTNFLRTAKTAIDGEAPSIRSWTKDVKASMKDLRMDDKFAQRNVNEGFSGGEKKRHEILQLELLQPKIAVLDETDSGLDVDALKIVSEGVNRAKGKSDLGVLLITHYTRILRYIHPDFVHVIVAGRIVEEGGPELADRLENEGYDRFIPADSPVEA from the coding sequence ATGACTGTTCTCGAGATCCGAGACCTCCACGTCACCGTGGAGACGGATGCGGGCACCACCCCGATCCTCAACGGCGTCACCCTGACCATCCGCACGGGCGAGACCCACGCGATCATGGGCCCGAACGGCTCGGGCAAGTCCACGCTCGCCTACACGATCGCCGGGCACCCGAAGTACACCGTCACGAGCGGTTCCATCACGCTCGACGGCGAAGACGTCCTGGCGATGACCGTCGACGAGCGCGCCCGAGCGGGCCTGTTCCTCGCGATGCAGTACCCCGTCGAGATCCCCGGGGTCACCGTGACGAACTTCCTCCGCACCGCGAAGACCGCGATCGACGGCGAGGCGCCCAGCATCCGCTCGTGGACCAAGGACGTCAAGGCCTCGATGAAGGACCTCCGCATGGACGACAAGTTCGCCCAGCGCAACGTCAACGAAGGGTTCTCCGGTGGCGAGAAGAAGCGCCACGAGATCCTCCAGCTCGAACTGCTCCAGCCGAAGATCGCCGTCCTCGACGAGACCGACTCGGGACTCGACGTCGACGCGCTCAAGATCGTCTCGGAGGGTGTCAACCGCGCCAAGGGCAAGAGCGACCTCGGTGTGCTCCTGATCACCCACTACACGCGCATCCTCCGCTACATCCACCCCGACTTCGTGCACGTGATCGTCGCGGGTCGGATCGTCGAGGAGGGCGGCCCCGAGCTCGCCGACCGCCTCGAGAACGAGGGTTACGACCGGTTCATCCCGGCCGACAGCCCCGTGGAAGCGTAG
- a CDS encoding metal-sulfur cluster assembly factor, whose protein sequence is MTATITADKYDEVTEALKDVMDPELGINVVDLGLIYDLAWDDENDALIIHMTLTSAGCPLTDVLEEQTAQALDNVVDRFRINWVWMPPWGPERITDDGRDMMRALGFAI, encoded by the coding sequence ATGACCGCAACGATCACGGCCGACAAGTACGACGAGGTCACCGAGGCGCTGAAGGACGTGATGGATCCCGAGCTCGGGATCAACGTCGTCGACCTCGGTCTCATCTACGATCTCGCGTGGGACGACGAGAACGATGCGTTGATCATCCACATGACGCTGACCTCCGCCGGATGCCCGCTCACCGATGTTCTCGAAGAGCAGACGGCACAGGCTCTCGACAACGTGGTGGACCGATTCCGGATCAACTGGGTCTGGATGCCGCCGTGGGGTCCCGAGCGCATCACCGACGACGGGCGCGACATGATGCGCGCGCTCGGTTTCGCCATCTGA
- a CDS encoding MalY/PatB family protein produces MSVTPLRALPLDELRQRSSSKWRTYPADILPLFVAETDFPLAPAISAALERAVRLGDTGYTPPDPGIARAFAGFAERRFGWTVDPTRVRTTGDVMIGVVELLRAVTSPGDRVVITPPVYPPFFDTVIEAGAEVERVPLVPPSPDDAGGRWRLDLPGIEAALAAGARAVLLCNPHNPTGTVHTRDDLAELARIAARHGAAVVSDEIHSPLVHPGVRFTPFLDASEEAARIGYAVTSASKAFNLAGLKCALMVTADERTAAVVKALPWEVEWRTGLFGALAGIAAFSPESDEWLDGLHAALDDNRRLLADLLAEHVPAARYRIPDAGFLAWVDLTELGWGDNPAAKIRREAKVAFHIGPYFGTEGAGHVRINFGCSPEVLREAVERVGALVRR; encoded by the coding sequence ATGAGCGTCACGCCCCTTCGCGCCCTTCCCCTCGACGAGCTCCGGCAGCGTTCCAGCTCCAAGTGGCGGACCTACCCCGCCGACATCCTTCCGCTCTTCGTGGCGGAGACCGACTTCCCGCTCGCGCCGGCGATCTCCGCTGCGCTCGAGCGGGCGGTCCGTCTCGGAGACACCGGCTACACCCCGCCGGATCCCGGCATCGCGCGGGCCTTCGCGGGCTTCGCGGAACGTCGGTTCGGGTGGACCGTCGACCCGACACGGGTGCGTACCACCGGCGACGTGATGATCGGGGTCGTCGAACTCCTGCGGGCGGTGACCTCGCCGGGCGACCGGGTCGTCATCACTCCGCCGGTGTACCCGCCCTTCTTCGACACAGTGATCGAGGCGGGCGCCGAGGTCGAGCGAGTGCCTCTGGTGCCGCCGTCGCCCGATGACGCGGGCGGTCGCTGGCGTCTCGACCTGCCCGGGATCGAGGCGGCTCTCGCCGCCGGCGCCCGGGCGGTGCTGCTGTGCAACCCGCACAACCCGACCGGGACGGTCCACACCCGCGACGATCTCGCCGAGCTCGCGCGCATCGCCGCACGCCACGGCGCGGCGGTCGTCAGCGACGAGATCCACTCGCCGCTCGTCCACCCCGGCGTGCGGTTCACCCCGTTCCTCGACGCCTCCGAGGAAGCGGCGCGCATCGGCTACGCCGTCACCAGCGCCAGCAAGGCGTTCAACCTCGCCGGATTGAAGTGCGCGCTGATGGTGACCGCCGATGAGCGCACCGCGGCGGTCGTGAAGGCTCTGCCGTGGGAGGTGGAGTGGCGCACGGGCCTGTTCGGCGCCCTCGCCGGGATCGCGGCCTTCTCGCCGGAGAGCGACGAGTGGCTCGACGGCCTGCACGCCGCCCTCGACGACAACCGGCGACTGCTCGCCGACCTCCTCGCCGAGCACGTGCCCGCCGCTCGATACCGCATCCCCGACGCGGGCTTCCTGGCCTGGGTCGATCTGACGGAGCTCGGGTGGGGCGACAACCCCGCGGCGAAGATCCGTCGGGAGGCGAAGGTGGCGTTCCATATCGGGCCCTACTTCGGAACCGAGGGAGCGGGCCACGTGCGCATCAACTTCGGGTGCTCGCCCGAAGTGCTGCGTGAGGCCGTCGAGCGCGTCGGCGCCCTCGTGCGCAGGTGA
- a CDS encoding MFS transporter has product MSGRPPGPGIWQSPFGWVSLGSVALVFLAALESLAVTTVMPVIAADLDGQALYALAFAGTLATSVIGMVCAGAWADRTGPAVPLSAAVALFVAGLLVSGLAPDMVTLIVGRLLQGLGAGGMTVSLYVVIARVYPPALHGRILAAFAAAWVLPALVGPFLAGAVTELLHWRWVFLGVVVLAAAAYSLLLPRLSRPELRSANDAERVPFLGRLLWAVAVAAGVLVLSVAAESGSGASLLVVVGAVIVVVAIRPLLPARTLRSGRGLPSVILLRGAVAGAFFSAEIYVPYVFIDLYGFSPIWAGLALTGAAVMWAAGSEAQGRRGERWSDRRVLGGGLAITVLCLAVVAVGVAAHLPPVVLIVAWTLGGGGMGLLYPRITMLMLAASTEADQGRNSAALSIAEATGAATAIAAAGIIVVALGGGVLGFVGAFALATVIALVGGIPATRTTAPHESRLEHPSR; this is encoded by the coding sequence GTGAGCGGCCGTCCCCCCGGGCCCGGCATCTGGCAGTCCCCGTTCGGCTGGGTGAGCCTCGGCTCGGTCGCCCTGGTGTTCCTCGCCGCGCTCGAGAGCCTCGCCGTCACGACGGTCATGCCCGTGATCGCCGCCGATCTCGACGGACAGGCGCTGTACGCGCTCGCCTTCGCCGGCACGCTGGCGACGTCGGTCATCGGAATGGTGTGCGCCGGAGCATGGGCCGACCGCACCGGGCCCGCCGTGCCGCTCTCCGCCGCGGTCGCCCTCTTCGTCGCGGGTCTCCTGGTGTCCGGCCTCGCGCCCGACATGGTGACCCTGATCGTCGGTCGCCTGCTGCAGGGGCTGGGCGCCGGGGGCATGACCGTCTCGCTCTACGTCGTGATCGCCCGGGTGTACCCGCCGGCGCTCCACGGTCGCATCCTCGCCGCGTTCGCGGCGGCCTGGGTGCTGCCCGCGCTCGTCGGACCGTTCCTCGCGGGAGCGGTGACCGAGCTCCTTCACTGGCGGTGGGTGTTCCTCGGCGTCGTGGTGCTCGCCGCCGCGGCGTACTCCCTGCTTCTTCCTCGGCTCTCGCGTCCCGAGCTGCGCTCGGCGAACGACGCCGAGCGCGTGCCGTTCCTCGGTCGCCTGCTGTGGGCCGTCGCCGTGGCGGCGGGCGTGCTCGTCCTCAGCGTCGCCGCCGAGTCGGGGTCGGGGGCCTCCCTCCTCGTCGTCGTGGGCGCCGTCATCGTGGTGGTCGCGATCCGGCCGCTCCTCCCGGCGCGCACCCTCCGGAGCGGTCGCGGACTCCCGAGCGTCATCCTGCTGCGCGGCGCCGTCGCCGGCGCATTCTTCAGTGCGGAGATCTACGTGCCGTACGTCTTCATCGACCTCTACGGCTTCTCGCCGATCTGGGCCGGACTCGCTCTGACAGGCGCCGCGGTGATGTGGGCGGCCGGTTCCGAGGCCCAGGGGCGCAGGGGAGAGCGGTGGAGCGATCGTCGGGTCCTCGGCGGGGGACTGGCGATCACCGTCCTGTGCCTGGCGGTCGTGGCGGTCGGCGTGGCGGCGCACCTGCCGCCGGTCGTGCTCATCGTGGCGTGGACCCTCGGGGGCGGCGGCATGGGCCTGCTGTATCCGAGGATCACGATGCTGATGCTGGCCGCATCGACGGAGGCCGACCAGGGCCGCAATTCGGCGGCGCTGTCGATCGCCGAGGCGACCGGGGCGGCGACCGCGATCGCTGCGGCCGGGATCATCGTGGTGGCGCTCGGCGGGGGAGTCCTGGGCTTCGTCGGCGCCTTCGCGCTGGCGACCGTGATCGCGCTGGTCGGCGGCATCCCGGCGACGCGCACGACAGCGCCGCACGAGAGTCGATTGGAACATCCGAGCAGGTAA
- a CDS encoding siderophore-interacting protein — translation MSSVVVSSRPSYRPYCAEVRAVRRLSPSFVRVTFGCDDFADFGTAGLDQRVKLLLPLADGSISDVGQRDEEAIATGAWYERWRNVPTEERSPLRTYTVRRVAPEAREIDVDFVVHHDAGPAGEWAANAHVGQELVVVGPDERSEHSRLGLDFHPGTARRLLLAGDETAVPAISAILESLPAGIEVDAFLEVPTTGDALTLDAPATHRVTWIPREDAAHGARLIAALEGWCAASGDVLARAAAPRPQVVDDVDVDRDLIWDSPEDAEGDFYAWFAGEAATIKTLRRMLVSTGGVDRKRVAFMGYWRLGQAERQA, via the coding sequence GTGTCTTCCGTCGTCGTCTCGAGCCGTCCGTCCTACCGGCCCTACTGTGCCGAGGTGCGTGCGGTACGCCGGCTGTCGCCCTCGTTCGTGCGGGTGACGTTCGGATGCGACGACTTCGCCGACTTCGGAACGGCGGGCCTCGACCAGCGCGTCAAGCTCCTGCTGCCGCTGGCCGACGGATCGATCAGCGACGTGGGGCAGCGCGACGAGGAAGCGATCGCGACGGGCGCCTGGTACGAGCGCTGGCGGAACGTGCCGACCGAGGAGCGCAGCCCGCTGCGCACCTACACCGTCCGCCGGGTCGCCCCCGAGGCCCGCGAGATCGACGTCGACTTCGTCGTGCACCACGACGCGGGACCGGCGGGGGAATGGGCTGCGAACGCGCACGTCGGTCAGGAGCTCGTCGTCGTCGGGCCCGACGAACGCAGCGAGCACTCCCGCCTCGGTCTGGATTTCCACCCCGGAACCGCACGACGGCTGCTGCTGGCCGGCGACGAGACCGCCGTCCCCGCGATCAGCGCGATCCTGGAGTCGCTGCCCGCGGGCATCGAGGTCGACGCGTTCCTCGAGGTGCCGACGACCGGTGACGCGCTCACCCTCGACGCTCCCGCCACGCATCGCGTCACCTGGATCCCGCGCGAAGACGCGGCGCACGGCGCGCGGCTCATCGCGGCGCTCGAGGGGTGGTGCGCCGCATCCGGTGACGTCCTCGCCCGCGCCGCCGCGCCCCGACCGCAGGTCGTCGACGACGTCGACGTGGACCGCGACCTGATCTGGGACAGCCCCGAAGACGCCGAGGGCGACTTCTACGCCTGGTTCGCCGGGGAGGCGGCCACGATCAAGACGCTCCGCCGGATGCTGGTGAGCACCGGGGGAGTCGACCGCAAGCGAGTCGCGTTCATGGGGTACTGGCGCCTCGGGCAGGCGGAACGGCAGGCATGA
- a CDS encoding FecCD family ABC transporter permease has product MTSTLRARRLRLVTLGAVVLLAITVAGSLLIGARSVSPAVVWQALTAFDPTVADHVVVVGQRIPRTAVGLIAGAALALAGTLMQGLTRNPLADPGLLGINAGASVAVLVAITFFGISQPSGFVWFAFVGAGVAAVVVAVIGTRGPDGDNPAKLALTGAAVTAGLIAVTTFMLTTSAATLDVYRYWQVGGLTTRGLDTVAIAALPVAVGAVIALSSARGLDLLSLGSDTAAGLGQNVPRTRALGIVASVLLCGGATALAGPIVFVGLLVPHVLRALVGVGHGPLLALSIPVGASLLLAADVIGRVIALPGEVQAGIVVAFVGAPALIALVLRGRRVAL; this is encoded by the coding sequence ATGACCTCCACACTGCGGGCGAGACGTCTGCGTCTCGTCACGCTCGGTGCCGTCGTGCTGTTGGCGATCACCGTCGCCGGCAGTCTGCTGATCGGCGCACGATCGGTGTCGCCGGCGGTCGTCTGGCAGGCCCTCACGGCCTTCGATCCGACGGTGGCCGACCATGTCGTCGTCGTGGGGCAGCGCATCCCGCGTACCGCGGTCGGGCTCATCGCCGGTGCAGCGCTCGCCCTCGCGGGAACCCTGATGCAGGGGCTCACCCGCAACCCGCTCGCCGACCCGGGTCTCCTCGGGATCAACGCCGGCGCATCGGTCGCCGTGCTCGTGGCCATCACCTTCTTCGGTATCTCGCAGCCCAGCGGATTCGTCTGGTTCGCCTTCGTCGGTGCGGGGGTCGCGGCGGTCGTCGTCGCGGTCATCGGCACCCGCGGACCGGACGGCGACAATCCGGCCAAGCTCGCCCTCACGGGTGCCGCGGTCACGGCGGGCCTCATCGCGGTCACCACCTTCATGCTCACGACGTCGGCGGCGACCCTCGACGTGTACCGCTACTGGCAGGTGGGGGGTCTGACCACCCGTGGACTCGACACCGTGGCCATCGCCGCCCTGCCCGTAGCCGTCGGCGCCGTCATCGCCCTCTCCAGTGCGCGCGGCCTCGACCTGCTCTCGCTCGGAAGCGACACGGCCGCCGGCCTCGGGCAGAACGTGCCCCGCACCCGGGCGCTCGGCATCGTGGCGTCGGTGCTCCTCTGCGGGGGAGCGACCGCCCTGGCCGGTCCTATCGTCTTCGTCGGCCTGCTCGTCCCGCACGTCCTGCGCGCCCTCGTCGGCGTGGGTCACGGTCCCCTCCTCGCCCTGAGCATCCCGGTCGGTGCGTCTCTGCTCCTCGCCGCGGACGTGATCGGGCGTGTCATCGCGCTGCCGGGCGAGGTGCAAGCCGGCATCGTGGTCGCCTTCGTCGGGGCTCCCGCGCTGATCGCCCTGGTGCTGCGGGGACGGAGGGTCGCGCTGTGA
- a CDS encoding FecCD family ABC transporter permease, whose amino-acid sequence MTAVQTPSPLTLVRGRVRRRRVIAVAGVTAALVLVVVLGLSLGDYPLSPVQLWRTLWGGGERVEAYVLFQVRAPRVVMGVLVGACLGTAGALLQTLLRNPLASPDLLGISGGASVGALFVLLVLGLTGPLLAGAAFVGGLLVAVLLLVAGRRLADGGFRLILAGIGVAFLCVAVTNFLMVRAQLELAQAALVWITGSLSSSAWWQVLVVLVVAVACAPFVALASRWLPITQLGAATSSGLGVNATTVRWVAVVCAVLLTAVTCAFAGPIAFVALCAPPIARSLLGHGALGIGTSALTGAALLVAADLVAQFALPGFSLPVGVVTGALGAVFLLWLLASTKGRQV is encoded by the coding sequence GTGACCGCCGTCCAGACCCCGTCGCCCCTCACCCTCGTGCGCGGGCGGGTGCGCCGCCGCCGCGTGATCGCGGTGGCGGGGGTGACGGCCGCCCTCGTGCTGGTGGTCGTGCTCGGACTCTCCCTCGGCGACTATCCGCTCTCTCCCGTCCAGCTCTGGCGCACTCTCTGGGGCGGCGGCGAACGCGTCGAGGCGTACGTGCTCTTCCAGGTACGCGCGCCGCGGGTAGTCATGGGCGTCCTCGTCGGCGCGTGCCTCGGCACCGCGGGCGCGCTCCTCCAGACGCTCCTGCGCAACCCTCTCGCGAGCCCCGACCTCCTCGGGATCAGCGGCGGCGCGAGCGTCGGGGCGCTGTTCGTGCTGCTGGTGCTCGGGCTGACCGGGCCGCTCCTGGCTGGAGCGGCCTTCGTCGGGGGGCTCCTCGTGGCGGTTCTGCTCCTGGTGGCCGGACGACGGCTCGCCGACGGCGGGTTCCGGCTCATCCTCGCCGGTATCGGCGTGGCCTTCCTCTGCGTGGCCGTGACGAACTTCCTCATGGTGCGGGCGCAGCTCGAGCTCGCACAGGCCGCGCTGGTGTGGATCACCGGATCGCTGTCGTCGAGCGCCTGGTGGCAGGTGCTCGTCGTCCTCGTCGTCGCCGTGGCGTGCGCGCCGTTCGTCGCCCTGGCTTCCCGTTGGCTCCCCATCACGCAGCTCGGTGCGGCGACCTCGTCGGGTCTGGGCGTGAACGCGACGACCGTCCGCTGGGTCGCCGTCGTCTGCGCCGTGCTGCTGACCGCGGTCACCTGCGCGTTCGCAGGGCCGATCGCGTTCGTCGCCCTGTGCGCACCTCCGATCGCCCGCTCCCTCCTCGGCCACGGGGCGCTCGGGATCGGCACCAGCGCGCTCACGGGAGCGGCCCTCCTCGTCGCCGCCGACCTCGTCGCGCAGTTCGCGCTCCCCGGTTTCTCGCTCCCGGTGGGCGTGGTCACCGGGGCGCTCGGGGCCGTCTTCCTGCTGTGGCTTCTGGCCTCGACGAAAGGGCGCCAGGTATGA
- a CDS encoding ABC transporter ATP-binding protein: MSAFPTPPRLSARSLDAGYPGRRVIENLDLEVEPGRITMIIGANACGKSTLLGVLARLHAPLGGEVLLDDVDVASIPRRRFAQRVGLLPQHPVAPDGLTVGELVARGRHPHRGVFERWSAADTAQVDDALRLTGVEALADRPVGDLSGGQRQRVWIAMALAQNPEILLLDEPTTFLDLSHQLEVLDLLVELNRVQGTTIVVVLHELNLAARYADDLVVMREGRIVAQGSPRDVLTAEVVSDAFALDALVMPDPLTGTPLVVPRPGGAHLTPDPT; this comes from the coding sequence ATGAGCGCTTTCCCCACCCCGCCGCGCCTGAGCGCGCGGTCGTTGGACGCGGGCTACCCGGGTCGCCGGGTCATCGAGAATCTCGACCTCGAGGTCGAACCCGGCCGCATCACGATGATCATCGGCGCGAACGCGTGCGGGAAGTCCACGCTCCTCGGGGTCCTCGCGCGCCTCCACGCCCCCCTCGGCGGTGAGGTGCTCCTCGACGACGTCGATGTGGCGAGCATTCCCCGCCGGCGGTTCGCCCAGCGCGTGGGGCTGCTGCCGCAGCATCCGGTCGCCCCCGACGGCCTGACCGTCGGGGAGCTGGTCGCGCGGGGTCGGCACCCTCATCGCGGGGTGTTCGAGCGGTGGAGCGCCGCCGACACCGCACAGGTCGACGACGCGCTGCGCCTGACCGGGGTCGAGGCTCTCGCCGACCGGCCCGTCGGTGATCTGTCGGGCGGGCAGCGCCAGCGCGTCTGGATCGCGATGGCACTCGCGCAGAACCCCGAGATCCTCCTCCTGGACGAGCCCACGACCTTCCTCGACCTGAGCCACCAGCTCGAGGTGCTCGACCTCCTCGTCGAGCTCAATCGGGTCCAGGGCACGACGATCGTCGTGGTGCTGCACGAGCTCAACCTGGCGGCGCGGTACGCCGACGACCTCGTGGTGATGCGCGAGGGGCGCATCGTCGCGCAGGGCTCCCCTCGCGACGTGCTGACGGCCGAGGTCGTGTCCGATGCCTTCGCGCTCGACGCGCTCGTCATGCCCGACCCGTTGACCGGAACACCGCTCGTCGTCCCACGGCCCGGCGGAGCGCACCTGACGCCCGACCCCACCTGA
- a CDS encoding iron-siderophore ABC transporter substrate-binding protein produces the protein MSRTPRAIAFAAALAAGALALSACSTPAAETGSGTSGSDTAASEAFPVTMTNMYGETVIESAPERIATWGWGATDAVLALGIVPVAIASMDYGGGDDRITPWVKDALDELGGETPVVLDASGEVPVEELLATDPDVLIAPYSGLTQEEYDAITGAGVPVVAPTDGIWTTPWRDVITETGTALGREEDAAQIITDMDDQVAEAAAEHPEFAGTTIAYASDSVDTFYLYLPADPRVEILEDLGFVTADSVTALDDGSGSFYATVSGESLDSIDADVIFTQVDDEAALETFLTSDRTRLIPAVAKGAVAAIVGEENVAAVSPTALTFPFILPTIVDQLAEATAVAKG, from the coding sequence ATGTCCCGCACCCCCCGTGCGATCGCCTTCGCCGCGGCTCTTGCCGCCGGCGCCCTCGCCCTGTCGGCCTGCTCGACCCCCGCCGCCGAGACCGGCTCCGGCACGTCCGGCTCCGACACCGCGGCCTCCGAGGCCTTCCCGGTGACGATGACGAACATGTACGGCGAGACGGTCATTGAGTCCGCCCCCGAGCGCATCGCGACGTGGGGCTGGGGCGCCACCGACGCCGTGCTCGCCCTCGGCATCGTCCCGGTCGCCATCGCCTCGATGGACTACGGCGGGGGAGATGACCGCATCACCCCGTGGGTGAAAGACGCCCTCGACGAACTGGGCGGCGAGACGCCCGTGGTCCTCGATGCCTCGGGCGAGGTGCCGGTTGAAGAGCTGCTCGCGACCGACCCCGATGTGCTCATCGCGCCCTACTCGGGCCTGACCCAGGAAGAGTACGACGCCATCACCGGCGCCGGCGTGCCGGTCGTCGCACCCACCGACGGCATCTGGACCACCCCCTGGCGCGACGTCATCACCGAGACGGGCACCGCGCTCGGTCGCGAGGAGGATGCTGCGCAGATCATCACCGACATGGACGACCAGGTCGCCGAGGCGGCAGCGGAGCACCCGGAGTTCGCCGGCACCACCATCGCGTACGCATCCGACAGCGTCGACACGTTCTACCTGTACCTCCCCGCCGATCCGCGCGTGGAGATCCTCGAGGACCTCGGCTTCGTCACCGCCGACTCCGTCACCGCGCTCGATGATGGCTCCGGCAGTTTCTACGCGACCGTCAGCGGCGAGAGCCTCGACTCGATCGACGCCGATGTGATCTTCACCCAGGTGGACGACGAGGCCGCTCTCGAGACGTTCCTGACATCGGACCGGACGCGTCTCATCCCCGCGGTCGCCAAGGGAGCCGTCGCCGCGATCGTCGGCGAGGAGAACGTCGCCGCCGTCTCGCCGACCGCGCTGACGTTCCCCTTCATCCTCCCCACGATCGTCGACCAGCTGGCTGAGGCGACCGCCGTCGCCAAGGGCTGA
- a CDS encoding biotin transporter BioY yields the protein MSVASPLGRRVLADLVGRPSTRARALALDATLVLTGALTVAVLAQVEVPLWPVPITGQTLGVIIVGAALGARRGALSLLSYLGLGLAGLPVFAGLSGGLASVAKPSFGFIIGFVFAAFVAGWFAERSWDRRPALAFAGFAAASVVPFLVGVPYMAFILNNVLGLGYGLGDVLAVGVLPFIVGGVVKAALAAAIVPAAWALVRAADRRR from the coding sequence ATGTCCGTCGCCTCCCCGCTCGGCCGCCGCGTGCTGGCCGACCTCGTCGGCCGCCCGTCGACCCGCGCCCGCGCTCTCGCGCTGGACGCGACCCTCGTCCTGACGGGCGCGCTGACCGTCGCCGTCCTCGCTCAGGTGGAAGTGCCGCTCTGGCCCGTCCCCATCACCGGCCAGACGCTCGGTGTCATCATCGTCGGTGCCGCGCTCGGTGCCCGCCGTGGTGCGCTCTCGCTGCTGAGCTACCTCGGTCTCGGTCTCGCAGGACTCCCGGTCTTCGCCGGGTTGTCCGGTGGCCTGGCCTCCGTCGCCAAGCCCAGCTTCGGTTTCATCATCGGCTTCGTCTTCGCCGCGTTCGTCGCCGGCTGGTTCGCCGAGCGGTCGTGGGACCGGCGCCCCGCGCTGGCGTTCGCCGGCTTCGCGGCGGCGAGCGTCGTCCCGTTCCTCGTCGGCGTGCCCTACATGGCGTTCATCCTGAACAACGTGCTGGGCCTGGGCTACGGGCTCGGCGACGTCCTCGCCGTCGGCGTCCTGCCCTTCATCGTGGGCGGTGTCGTCAAGGCCGCCCTCGCGGCCGCGATCGTTCCCGCCGCGTGGGCCCTCGTCCGCGCCGCCGACCGGCGACGCTGA